A single region of the Nocardioides aurantiacus genome encodes:
- the nucS gene encoding endonuclease NucS — MGPASQVDSPAVRIVVARCQVDYAGRLTAHLPMATRVLMLKSDGSVLVHSDGGSYKPLNWMSPPCTVREGLSEDGQVEWLVEAKSGDSLRILVEEIVADSTHDLGVDPGLQKDGVEKHLQELLADHPATLHEGLTLVRREFPTAIGPVDLMCRDAGGLSVAVEIKRRGEIDGVEQLTRYLELLNRDPALTRLGAVRGIFAAQEIKPQARVLATDRGIACRVVDYDALRGMDDPSERLF, encoded by the coding sequence ATGGGCCCAGCATCGCAGGTAGATTCACCGGCCGTGAGGATCGTCGTCGCGAGGTGCCAGGTCGACTACGCGGGACGGCTCACCGCCCACCTGCCGATGGCGACGCGGGTGCTGATGCTCAAGTCCGACGGATCGGTGCTGGTGCACTCCGACGGCGGCTCCTACAAGCCGCTGAACTGGATGAGCCCGCCGTGCACCGTCAGGGAGGGCCTCTCCGAGGACGGCCAGGTCGAGTGGCTGGTCGAGGCGAAGAGCGGCGACTCGCTGCGGATCCTCGTCGAGGAGATCGTCGCGGACTCCACCCACGACCTCGGCGTCGACCCCGGCCTGCAGAAGGACGGGGTCGAGAAGCACCTCCAGGAGCTGCTCGCCGACCACCCCGCCACGCTGCACGAGGGCCTGACCCTCGTCCGCCGCGAGTTCCCCACCGCCATCGGCCCGGTCGACCTGATGTGCCGCGACGCCGGCGGCCTCTCGGTGGCCGTCGAGATCAAGCGCCGCGGCGAGATCGACGGGGTCGAGCAGCTGACGCGCTACCTCGAGCTGCTCAACCGCGACCCGGCCCTGACGCGCCTCGGGGCCGTGCGCGGCATCTTCGCCGCCCAGGAGATCAAGCCCCAGGCCCGCGTGCTCGCCACCGACCGCGGCATCGCCTGCCGGGTCGTCGACTACGACGCCCTGCGCGGCATGGACGACCCGAGCGAGCGCCTCTTCTAG